CACGGCGTGGGCAGGGACGCAGCCTTCATAGCCCGGTGCATCGCCGCCCAAGTGCCACGCGGATCAGGGACAACGCAACTGCCCGGGGACGTCAGGCCGGAAGGTTCAGCTGCTCCACAATGATGCGGGCGGTCGCGGGGTCCCCGAGGATCCGAAAATGCCCGGCCACCGGCAGCTCGATGTTGGTGGCCCCGGGCAGGACACTCCCCTCCGGAATGTGCGGATCGAACGGTCCGTAGAGGGACGTGATGCGGCTGTTGATGGTCAGCTCGCGGGACATCTGGAGGGTCAGGGCGTTCCGCGGCGAGAAGATCCGGAGGCTGGGCAGCAGCATGTACCGGGCGTAGCGCGAGCCGGAAAAGGGCGAGCACACAGCGATCATCCGGTCGATCCGGTGCTCGGGATCCAGGGACAGCATGGTGTACTTGCCGATCAGGCCGCCCTTGCTGTGCGCCACCAGGATGGCATCGCGCAGCCCCGCCTCCTCCAGGTGCTGGGCCACCAGTTTGGCGGCGTCCGGCACCTTCAGCTTGTTGCGCTGGAGCACCGTGACCACATGCACCGGATGACCGGCATCGTGGATGGCCTGGATGAGCGGCATCATGAACTGCCAGTTTTCGTACACACCGGGGATGATCACCACGGGCGGCCGGGTCCCGTTGCGGAAGGACGCCGGCTGCACGCGCGACAGGAATCCGCGGACCTGCCAGCCTGCGGCATACACATAGTCCTGCGCCCACCACACAGCCTTCTGCAGCGGACTGATGCGGGCAGCGGCGCCGGGATCACTCATGAGTCGAGAATAACCTCGGCGGGGCGCCTACCCACCAACCGGGCCCGCAAACACGCCTCAGTAGTTGCGGCGGTGCTTCAGGCGGGGAATCACGACGGCGAACACGGCCGCCGCAGCGAAGCCCAGAACACCCGTGGCTGAGATCCCCGGGCCCAGGGAGGCGAGGGCCGTCACCCCGGAGAGGAGCACCGGTCCACCGGTGGAGCCGGCGTCCGCCATGAAACGCCAGAGGCCCAGGAACTGTCCCCGGCCGCGGTCCGGTGAGAAATCGGCGCCCAGGGTCATCACCAGCCCGGAACTGATGCCGTTGCCGAACCCGATCAGCAGCGCGGCCAGCAGCAGCCCCACAAACGACCCGGTCAGCGGGATCAGGAGCAGCGCCGTCCCCATGAGCAGCGTGGACGGAACCGCCACCCACTGCCGGCCCTTGCGGTCCATGAGTTTTCCCGCCGGGTAGAACACCAGCATGTCGATGGCGCCGGACAGCCCGTAGATCAGGGACGCTGAGGTGGCATCCATGCCAAGGTGGTCGGACCAGAGCGGGATTACCACCTGCCGGGAGGAACGCAATGCGCTGAGCAGCAGGATGCCGATCCCCAGCGAAAGAAACACGCCGGCATGGGATACCGCCACGCTGCGGAGCGTGGGCTGGGGGCCCCCGTCCGCGCCCAAGTGGACGTCCGGCGTCGTGAGGTCCGGGATGGTGAGGGACAGCAGCGCGGCGGCCGCCATGGCCACCACCCCCACCCAGTAGGCGCCGGCGATGCCGAAGAACTGCATCACCGCTGCCCCCGCAAACGGGCCGATGAACACACCGATCCGGTTGACGCCGCCCAGCGTGGACAACGCACGGGCGCGGAACGCCACGGGCACGGCCTCGGTGAGGTACTTTTGCCGCGCCAGGCCGAAGACCGCGCCGGACATTCCGACGACGGTCATCGCCACTGCAAGGAGCCACAGTCCGTTCGGGGCCAGGGCGGAGGTGGCGGCGGCCGCCAGGGCCAGGCCGGCAGCGACGGCGGCGCCCACGATGGACCAGCGTTCACCGAAGCGCAGGGTCACCAGGGAAGCGGGCAGGTTGAAGAACCAGGACCCCAGCCCGATCAGGGTGACGATCAGGGCGGCCACCGCCACCGAGGCGCCCAGGTCGCGGGCGGACAATGCCACCACCGGGAGGATGGCGCCCTGCCCGATTCCGAAAAGCAGTGTGGGGCCGAAGGCGGCCACCGCAATACTGCGCAGGCTGAAGGGCTCGGGGTCATCCGGGGAAGTCATCGGATTTATCCTATGACCGCCGGATCCGCACCCCCTGCATCGCCGGCTGTCCGCGGCGCCTCCGGTTCTTAGCGGGCCCGCGGCTCCAGCCCGGCAAGGGCACGGAACAGATTGACCAGCTCAACAATGGCGCCGATGACCGAACCCACGATCCCAACAACCAGGAGCACCCGCACCACAACAGGCCAGCCGGACCAGCTGGTGCCGAAGTCGAACGGGAAGACCTCCCAGAGGCGCATCATCGCGGCCACGCCGATGCCCATGACCACCAGGTTTCCCAGCGCCAGGAGTGCCCTGGCATGAATCACCGCGCAGACCAGGTTCACGATGATGCCCGCGATCAAGGATGCATTAAGGAGGTCCAGTGCGCGGGGCATGTCCGCCGTCAGGAACGGCAGCACCCGCCACCCGGGCCAGACGTTGATCCCGTACAGCAGCAGGGCGTTGACTATGGCGGAGCCAATGCTGCCGCTCCGGCTGATGGTCCTGTCCGCCATGCCCCTCCTCCGAGGTCGATGCGTTCCCATTGCCGTCCCGGATGGGCATCGATTGCTCCGTATTTGTCCTTTTCGGGAGTCAAAACGGCAGTTACCCAGCAATCGATGCCGGGAATGGGTCCTCCGGGCGTCAACGGGCGCGAAACCAGAGTCGCGCAGGGCACGCCGCTGCGGGAAGTGCCGAAGGTCCCACAGAGCCGGGCTCAGTAACCCGCCAGGACCTCGGCGGCCTTGCCGTCCGCCGCCGCGTTGACCAGTTCCTCTGCGACGATATGCAGCTTGGTGTTGGCGTGCTGGCTTCGCGTGGCCAGGACCTGGAAGGCGGCCTGGCCATCCACTCGGCGCAGCGCCATGACAACTCCCTTGGCCTGCTCAATGAGGGCCTTGTGCCCGTACGCACCCTCGATCGCTTCCTCCGCCGCGTGCTGGGACTCGATCCGCAGGCTCTGGGTCACGTCCACCATGAACCCGCGGACATACTCCACCTGCCCCGACGGCTCTGGAACGGCCTGGACTGCGGAGAAGACACGCCGTTCCCTGCCCCGGACGTCTATGACCCGGTGGAGCAGCGCCCCTTGGCCTCCGCCGTCCAGCAGGTTCGTCCAGAGGGCACGGACCGGCTCCCGGTCCAGCGGGTGCTTGTGGGCCATGAACAGTTCCCAGGTAGGCACCACGTCGCCTTTCTTGAGCCCGTGGATGCCGTACATGCCCTCGGACCATTCCATCTTTCCGGAGGGAACGTGCAGCTTAAAGGTCCCCGAAGGACACTGCGCAGAGGGCTGGAGTGGAAAGAGATACGTATCCAGTTTTGACCACATATTGACCTTCCGAAGTCAGGCGAACCCAGCCGGGTGCACGGAACCCACCATAACTTTACTTGCTTACCAGATGTCACATTCCTCGGGCAGGCTCCCCAAAAATGCGGGGGTCACAAAGGGCCCGGCGAGGAGTAGCGTTCGCCTTATGGGGTGCTGAAGCGCGTCCCAATCCAAGGGGAGGTCAGTTCATGGGTGAAGTATGGATCCGCACGCTGGGCAACGGGCTGGTCCGGGCAGACCGAGTCACCGAGATTTCATCCACCCGAGGGTCCTTGCACGAGGACTCCGGGTATTCACTGAAGGTCATCGTGGACGGCAAGGGCCACGTACTGATTGACGACGGCGGCCTGCAGGGTTCGCTGCCCGAGCGGCTGGAATATGCCAGGCACATGGAGGATGCCCTGCTGCTGGCAATCGACGAGGCGCGCGAAAGCGACGCGTCCATGGTGATCTCGTACGAGCCGGAACGCGAGCGCTGGTCATCGGCCCCCGTTTCCGTATTAACGGGAAGGCTCCCCGAGGTCGTCTGACCTGGGAGCCTTCCCGCTGCATCATATTCAGCTGTGGGTCGGCTCCTCCACCAGCGCCGTGGCGATGCTTGCGGCGTCCTCCAGCGCGGCCAGGAAGCGCTCGGCGTCCAGCGCGGCGGCGCAGCCGGTGCCGGCGGCGGTGATGGCCTGCCGGTAGCGGTGGTCCACGGCGTCGCCGCAGGCAAAGACGCCGGGCAGGTTGGTGCACGTGGTGGGCGCATCCACCTTGATGTAGCCTTCGTCGTCCAGGTCCACCTGGCCGGTCACCAGTTCCGTGCGCGGCAGGTGGCCGATGGCCACGAAGATGCCGGTGGCGTCCTGGTGCCGGGCCTCACCGGTGCGGGTGTCCGTCAGGGTGACGCCGCTGACTTTGCCGTCGCCGTGAATGGCGGTGACGGCGGAGTTCCAGGCGAAGCGGATCTTGGGGTTGTCCTTGGCGCGCTGCGCCATGATGCGGGAGGCCCGCAGTTCGCCCTTGCGGACGACGACGGTGACGGACTTTCCGAAGCGGGTCAGGAAGGTTGCTTCCTCCATGGCGGAGTCGCCGCCGCCCACCACGATGATGTCCTGTTCGCGGAAGAAGAATCCGTCGCAGGTGGCACACCAGGAGACGCCGTGCCCGCTGAACTTCTTCTCCTCCGGCAGACCGAGCTCCTTGTAGGCGGAGCCGGTGGCCAGGATGACGGCCTGGGCCTCGTAGGTCTCCCCGCCGCCGGTGACCACGCGCTTGACGGGACCTTTCAGGTCGACGGACGTGGCGTCGTCGTACTCAATGCGCGCGCCAAACTTTTCCGCCTGCTGCTGCAGCCCGTCCATCAGCTCGGGGCCCTGGACGCCGGCCGGGAAACCCGGGAAGTTTTCCACCTCGGTGGTGTTCATCAGCGCGCCGCCGGCGGTGACGGAACCGGCCAGGACCAAGGGGTTCAGTCCGGCACGGGCGGCGTAGATGGCGGCGGTGTAGCCGGAGGGGCCGGAGCCGATGATGATCAGCTGTTCTTTGCTCATTGCATGTCCTTCGGTGGCGGTACTGCGGGGCGTCCGCGGGCTGCGCGGGCAGGAGTTGGGTGGTCAGTAGTTCTGTGCGTGCCCTGATCACCCCGTCCGATTCTTTCATTGCCTGCCAGGCCAGGGCCAAGCAGCGGCCCGGGCTGCCATCCGCCGATTCCCAAAGTGATAGGAAACTGCGGTCGATGTAATAAACGTCACCGTGTTGCGCACATCACATTGGTTGCCTAATCTAGTTGAGGCTTAAGCAAACAGGCCATGCAAGAAGCTGCAGCGTCGCAGCCAATGCCGGGGAAGGCTTTACATCTTGAACTCTAAGCTGAACATCGTGGTCCGGGTCGATCTGGACCACAGCAAGGCCCAGGTGATTGCAAAGGGGCATATCACCATCCACAGCATCAACGCCCTCTATGTAGTGGCAAAGCGCGCCAACTCCCTCAAGGGAGGCCTGGACCTGGAGCTCGACGTCTCCAGCGCCTGGGTGGATCAGGAGGCACTGGACATGCTCCACGCCGCTTCCAAGACAAGGCAGCTGCCCGCAATGATCGATCCGGACCAGGCGCCCTGCACCATCAGCGTGCTGGCCGACCGGCGGCATACACGCACTGCGCCGGCCCGCCTGGCCGCATAGGAATCCCGGCCGCTCGCCGCGCCCACGCTTCGGGCCAGAGCAGGCCGTCAACCACTTCTTCCACCGCTCCAACAACCCGAAGTGCAGCTGCATCTGAACAGACGGATGGCTGCACTTTGGGGGTTGTTCGGAGCCCGGCCCCCAGCGGGACCCAAAACTTACATCAGCCGTGGTCCGCCACCCAGGAATTCCCGGAGTTCCACCGCGCTCAGGCGCAGCCCTGCCCAGGGCCCCCTCCCCCGCGCCGTGCTTCGAGGCGTTCCTGACTGCATTCTCAAACTGCTCCTGCGCAGCGTCGAGCTCCCATTGAAGGCTCTCCACCCTTGCCGAAGCCAGTTGGACTGCTTCCAGCGGATCGCCGTCCGGACTGCCGTCCACGGTGTAGCCGCAGGTACAGGACCATTCCGAGGCACCAAGCTCAAGTGGCGCCCACCCCAGGGAGGCGATCGGAACCGGCCCGGAGGTCATTGCCACGCCGCAATGGAAAGGTGCGGTAGCTCATCAAGCTCCATGGTAGCGCCGGATCGTCCATCAGCGCGGGCACTGTGGACTTATCAACCGCACTTGGTGCAGTCGGCTGGAGCTGGAATTCGTCGTTGGCCTGGACGTGGATCCGTTGTCCCGCTGCCTGAGGTTCAAGTACTGCAGTCATGCGATCCGCCATCCGATAATTATCAAACAATGTAGCTAGTCTAACTAGGATTAGCTCCTTGTCTACCGCCGACCCACCCCAGCAGCGGCTTCCACCGCATCCACGGCCTCACGCATGCAGCTCAGAAAGTGCAGCACCGCTTTGATCTCCTCCGCCGACAGCGACTCGGCGGCCTCAAGCATGCGCTTGTGCATCTGGTTAAGGTTGTGCCGCACCTCCTCCTCGGCACCGGGCGTGGGCCTGAGGATGACAGCCCGCCGGTCGGAGGGGTGGGGTTCCCGGGTCACATGGCCGGCTGCCACCAGCCGGTCAACAAGGCTGGTCATGGACGCGGAGGTGATGCCCAGGCGGGCTGCAAGCTGGGTGGGGCGGATTCCAACGCCGGCAGCTTCCGCATCGATCAGGTACCGGAGCGCCAAAAGATCGGTCTCCCCCATCGCGGCGGAGGAACGGGTGCGCCTTCTCATGGCGCTTTCAGAGGTCCGGAACTCCCTGAGGGCATTGATGACGTCAACAGGGCCGGGCTGCGCGCCCTCGCGGGGTGGGTAACAGTAGCCTTCGCTTGCACCATGCGGGTTCATGCGAATTCCTTCGATATCCTACTTGCTTGGCCGTCTAACAAACCTATGGTAGCCCACTTGCTGTGGCGGTTGCTCCACACGTCGACGGGCGAACGGGTACCCGCGGAAGCCTTGGAGGAAAAGTAGAGTACCGGCTACTCGTGCCGCTGCCCCGCGCGCCCAATAGGTTTTTGTGCAACCCCCAGGCAGCACGGCCACGGGGGAATCGCAGATGGGGGTGCAGGGTGGCTTTTGGCCCGGCAGATAATAAGGGGCCCGACCGGCAAGGGTTCCTGCTGGATTTAGTGACAGGGGCCGACGGCGAGGCAGACTCCCTGCAAAAACTCGCCGGCGCAGCGGCCCGCTGGATGAGCACCACGGCAGGCACGGCGGTTGAGTGCGCAGCCGTGCTGCACCGGCAAAGGTCCTGTACCGTCACGGCCGGAAGCACGGCGGGCACCGCCGCCCTTGCAGCCACGGAGGATGAGCACGTGGACGGCCCCACCGCATTGGGCTCCGCCCTGGCCGCTCCAACAGTGATCGGCCAGGCCGGCGCACGCTGGCAGGGCTACCGGCGGCGGTTGCTGGAGCATGGCCTCGGCGCCGCCCTTGCCCTCCCCCTGGAACTGCAGCCCGGCTCGTCCGCAGCCCTCGTTTTCCTGGGCCCGCCCGACTACGGTTTCCCCACCAGGATCCTCGCTGACGCGGCATGGTTCGGCGAGGTGGCATCACAGAGCCTCAAACTGGCCCTCGACGTCCACGGCGTGATCCGTGCGGGCGACAACCTCAAGCAGGTACTGGAGAGCAGGACCAGCATCGATGTTGCCTGCGGAGTGCTGATGGCGCAAAACCGTTGCTCCTACGCCGAAGCCTTCAGCAGGCTCGCCGGCACCTCAAGGAACCGCAATCTCAAGGTGCGCAGCGTGGCGGACGGCATCCTCAAGGCGATGCCCAGTGGTGCGCCCAGAACCCGTTTCGAACCGCCGGCGATTGCCTAGGAACTGCAGCGAACCTTCCTTGTTGTCCGCGGGAGTTATGCCTGGTGCCGCGACCGCGCCCTGATGAGTCCGGCCGCCACGAGTCCTGCACATCCGAGTGAAGCCAGCATGCCGCCGAGAGCCGCGATGTAATCGGTGATGGTCATTGTCCTGCGCTCCTTCCGTCCTGCCTCCGTACTGCCTGATGCGCCCAAACTACGCCGCCAAACTCAGTCTTCGCTGAAGAATCGCCAGCAGCTTTGGTCAAGATCCGGTCACGGGACATGCGGAAATCCACATGGTTTCGGTAAGCAATCTTTCCTTTATCACGGCGTTCCGTATTATTCATGCATGTGGACTAAACAAAGCCAGAGTTTCTGCCCCACCTGCGGCAGGACCACCAATCACGTCACCCACTTCCAAAAGGACGACGCCGGTTCCCTGGTTGCGGACGTCCGCTGCGCTGAATGCCCCGAGGTGGCCGGAGCGGTCGCCTAGGAAGGTTCGTTCCCCGAGGACTGCAGTCCAGGGCGCACGGCATGAGGACGGACGACGGCGAAAATCACCATGGCGGCAGCCTGCACTGCCGTGACGGTGACGGCCAGGGCAGGTCTTGAGTACTCGTACAGCACACCGATGAGGAAGCTCCCGGCCAGCCAAGCGAGGCCGTAGCACGCAGTGAACATTCCATAAGCACTCCCCCGCCGTTCCACCGGAGCAAGCCCCGCCACGCCTGCCCGCATGGTGCTTTCCTGGACGCCCATGGCCGCTCCCCACACCAGACCCCCCGTGACCGCGAGCGCCGTGTTGTTGCTGAAGCCCAGCCACGGCACCGCCGCCGCGAGGACGGGCAGGACCAGGAGGACTTTCAGCCCCACCCGGTCAAAGAGCCAACCGGAGGCCAGGGCGGCCACGGCGTCCACCCCCATGGCCGCGGCGTAGAGAACGGGGACCACCGCCGGCGGGAGGAGACCGGTGGCCACCAGGTGGAAGGACAACAGCCCAAACGTGGCATATCCGAACATGGTCAGGCTGCTGAACGCGGCGTACAGCCAGTACTGCCGGGGCATGGGAACGGGCTTCACGGAAGCGGGGCCAGGGCCGCCGGGAGCGGGGCCGGCTGCGGCAGAGGGTGCGCCCGCCACCTCGTAAACGGCCGGATCAGGGACCCTCCGCCGCAGCCGGAAGAGAATCAGCATGGCCGCCAGGCCTGGAACAGCAAGCAGCAGGAACCCCGGTCCGTAGCTGCCCGACAGCGCCAGGGCCACCCCCACCAGCAGCGGCCCCAGCAGCGCTCCCACCTGGTCCAGCGCCTCGTGCAGCGCGAAGGCCTTGCCCTGGCCCAGCGCCGAACCTGCCTCGGCCAGCATGGTGTCCTTCGCCGGGCTCCTTACGGCCTTGCCCAGCCGCTCCGCCAAGACCAGGAGGCAGGCAACCCACAGCGCGTCAGTGATTCCCAGCAACGGCACGGATACGGCCGTCAGCGCGTACCCGCTGATCGCCAGTGCCCACCGCAGCCCGGGCCTGTCCGCCAGCCGCCCGAACACCAGGCGAAGGACCAGGGCCACAGCCTCCCCGGCGCCGGTGACCACGCTGACCAGGAGCGCGGACGCGCCCAGCGCACCGAGGAACGGACCGGTCACACTCCGGGCGCCCTCGTACACCATGTCCATCAGCGCGCTGATGATCCCGAAGACCAAGATGAAGCGGATGGCGGTCATGGGCGCCGCGGGACCCCTTCCGGCGGCGCTAGCGCTGGTGGGCATGCTCCCGGACCTGCTTCACTGCACGATCAGCCACAGCACCGTTCTGCCTGGCGCCGTTCAAGCGGGCGCGGCCCAGGCGGATGCCGCGGCGGGCGGGGGGAACAGTTCCTTCCGGACGGGTCACGGCAAGGATCACCCCGATCCCGGCCAGGGAGGAGACCATGGCTGAACCACCGTAGGAGATGAACGGAAGCGGCACGCCGATCACTGGCAGCAGCCCGCTGACCATGGCGATGTTGATCACGGCCTGGCCCAGGATCCAGGTGATCACGCTGCAGGCCACGGTCCGCGAGAACGTGTCCGTGGTGCGGGCGATGGTCTTGAACACGGCGATGGCCAGGATGGCGAACAGGCCCAGCACCAGGAGCGAACCGGCCAGGCCCAGTTCTTCGCCGAGGATGGAAAAGATGAAGTCGTTGTGGGCTTCCGGGATCCAGTTCCACTTCTGCCGGCTCTGCCCCAGGCCCACGCCGAACCAGCTGCCGGAGGCCAGGGCGTAGGCGCCGTGCTGCGCCTGGTAGCCCATGCCCTGCGCGTCCTCCTCGGAGCCCATGCCCAGCCAGGAGGAGATCCGGCCCATCCTGTTGCCGCTGGTGGCTGCAAGCACCAGGGCGCCCGCCGCGCAGATCAGGCCGGCCACGGAGAACACCTTCATCCGCACGCCGCCGTAGAACATGGTGGCAGCGAGGATCATCATGATGATCATGGTGGTGCCGAGGTCGTGCCCCAGCGCCACGATGCCCATGATGAGTGCTCCGGCTGGCGCGAGCGGGACGACGGCGTGCTTCCACTGCCCCAGCAGGGCCTGCTTCCGGTCCAGGATCCCGGCGCCCCAGACAATCAGCGACAGCTTGGCGAACTCGGACGGCTGCGCGGTGAAGCCTCCCACGCTCAGCCAGTTCCGGTTGCCGTTCACGGACATGCCCAGCGGGGTGAACACCAGCACCAGGGCAAAGAGTGAGCCGATCAACATCCCCCAGCCCAGCCACCTGATCCGCCGCACGGACATGCGCGCCAGCACCAGCATGATCACCACGCCGGCCACGGTCCACATGGCCTGCTTCAG
This region of Arthrobacter sp. DNA4 genomic DNA includes:
- a CDS encoding MarR family winged helix-turn-helix transcriptional regulator, with translation MNPHGASEGYCYPPREGAQPGPVDVINALREFRTSESAMRRRTRSSAAMGETDLLALRYLIDAEAAGVGIRPTQLAARLGITSASMTSLVDRLVAAGHVTREPHPSDRRAVILRPTPGAEEEVRHNLNQMHKRMLEAAESLSAEEIKAVLHFLSCMREAVDAVEAAAGVGRR
- a CDS encoding MFS transporter, whose translation is MTSPDDPEPFSLRSIAVAAFGPTLLFGIGQGAILPVVALSARDLGASVAVAALIVTLIGLGSWFFNLPASLVTLRFGERWSIVGAAVAAGLALAAAATSALAPNGLWLLAVAMTVVGMSGAVFGLARQKYLTEAVPVAFRARALSTLGGVNRIGVFIGPFAGAAVMQFFGIAGAYWVGVVAMAAAALLSLTIPDLTTPDVHLGADGGPQPTLRSVAVSHAGVFLSLGIGILLLSALRSSRQVVIPLWSDHLGMDATSASLIYGLSGAIDMLVFYPAGKLMDRKGRQWVAVPSTLLMGTALLLIPLTGSFVGLLLAALLIGFGNGISSGLVMTLGADFSPDRGRGQFLGLWRFMADAGSTGGPVLLSGVTALASLGPGISATGVLGFAAAAVFAVVIPRLKHRRNY
- the trxB gene encoding thioredoxin-disulfide reductase; the encoded protein is MSKEQLIIIGSGPSGYTAAIYAARAGLNPLVLAGSVTAGGALMNTTEVENFPGFPAGVQGPELMDGLQQQAEKFGARIEYDDATSVDLKGPVKRVVTGGGETYEAQAVILATGSAYKELGLPEEKKFSGHGVSWCATCDGFFFREQDIIVVGGGDSAMEEATFLTRFGKSVTVVVRKGELRASRIMAQRAKDNPKIRFAWNSAVTAIHGDGKVSGVTLTDTRTGEARHQDATGIFVAIGHLPRTELVTGQVDLDDEGYIKVDAPTTCTNLPGVFACGDAVDHRYRQAITAAGTGCAAALDAERFLAALEDAASIATALVEEPTHS
- a CDS encoding ANTAR domain-containing protein — encoded protein: MTGADGEADSLQKLAGAAARWMSTTAGTAVECAAVLHRQRSCTVTAGSTAGTAALAATEDEHVDGPTALGSALAAPTVIGQAGARWQGYRRRLLEHGLGAALALPLELQPGSSAALVFLGPPDYGFPTRILADAAWFGEVASQSLKLALDVHGVIRAGDNLKQVLESRTSIDVACGVLMAQNRCSYAEAFSRLAGTSRNRNLKVRSVADGILKAMPSGAPRTRFEPPAIA
- a CDS encoding PAS and ANTAR domain-containing protein produces the protein MEWSEGMYGIHGLKKGDVVPTWELFMAHKHPLDREPVRALWTNLLDGGGQGALLHRVIDVRGRERRVFSAVQAVPEPSGQVEYVRGFMVDVTQSLRIESQHAAEEAIEGAYGHKALIEQAKGVVMALRRVDGQAAFQVLATRSQHANTKLHIVAEELVNAAADGKAAEVLAGY
- a CDS encoding triacylglycerol lipase; protein product: MSDPGAAARISPLQKAVWWAQDYVYAAGWQVRGFLSRVQPASFRNGTRPPVVIIPGVYENWQFMMPLIQAIHDAGHPVHVVTVLQRNKLKVPDAAKLVAQHLEEAGLRDAILVAHSKGGLIGKYTMLSLDPEHRIDRMIAVCSPFSGSRYARYMLLPSLRIFSPRNALTLQMSRELTINSRITSLYGPFDPHIPEGSVLPGATNIELPVAGHFRILGDPATARIIVEQLNLPA
- a CDS encoding MFS transporter, with protein sequence MPTSASAAGRGPAAPMTAIRFILVFGIISALMDMVYEGARSVTGPFLGALGASALLVSVVTGAGEAVALVLRLVFGRLADRPGLRWALAISGYALTAVSVPLLGITDALWVACLLVLAERLGKAVRSPAKDTMLAEAGSALGQGKAFALHEALDQVGALLGPLLVGVALALSGSYGPGFLLLAVPGLAAMLILFRLRRRVPDPAVYEVAGAPSAAAGPAPGGPGPASVKPVPMPRQYWLYAAFSSLTMFGYATFGLLSFHLVATGLLPPAVVPVLYAAAMGVDAVAALASGWLFDRVGLKVLLVLPVLAAAVPWLGFSNNTALAVTGGLVWGAAMGVQESTMRAGVAGLAPVERRGSAYGMFTACYGLAWLAGSFLIGVLYEYSRPALAVTVTAVQAAAMVIFAVVRPHAVRPGLQSSGNEPS
- the ftsW gene encoding putative lipid II flippase FtsW; this encodes MDTGQKQRGTGRPARRGLGKLAVWLEDDSPGRLRPLILAVVLTLSAIGLVEVASASSVESVAAGNNPYDLPLKQAMWTVAGVVIMLVLARMSVRRIRWLGWGMLIGSLFALVLVFTPLGMSVNGNRNWLSVGGFTAQPSEFAKLSLIVWGAGILDRKQALLGQWKHAVVPLAPAGALIMGIVALGHDLGTTMIIMMILAATMFYGGVRMKVFSVAGLICAAGALVLAATSGNRMGRISSWLGMGSEEDAQGMGYQAQHGAYALASGSWFGVGLGQSRQKWNWIPEAHNDFIFSILGEELGLAGSLLVLGLFAILAIAVFKTIARTTDTFSRTVACSVITWILGQAVINIAMVSGLLPVIGVPLPFISYGGSAMVSSLAGIGVILAVTRPEGTVPPARRGIRLGRARLNGARQNGAVADRAVKQVREHAHQR